Within the Achromobacter spanius genome, the region TAATGACGCTGACCTGAGGCATGCCTGGGTTCATATGCGGCTCTTCTCCGCATCCCGCCAACACCAGCGCGAGGATGCCACCGGAAACAGCCAGACCTGAAACACGTTTAGGCAAAAACCGCATTGAAACCCCCGCGTAAGCGTAATGAACCGCTTCAGTTAATCGCATCAATCCGCATCGATCTGAATCGATCCGCATCTTCGTCAATTGCATCAATGTCAATCGCATCAATCAGCCTGATCAGGCTATCGAATCATCAAGCGCACTAGCTTCAACCATGACGGCCAAACGCGATCACGCGCGATGAAACCAAGCCTTTACATCAGCCACGATACGTAAACAGCCCAATAATGTAACTCAGTTACTGGGGAAATTACGGATTTTCAGCCGTTCACACGATGCATGGGGGGACAATCCGGTCACTGGCTCACAGGTTCGAAAGCTCTCTGAGATTGCCCAGGAACACATAGCCCACGCCGTGCACAGTATGCAGCGGCAAGCGAATGCCTGTCTGCAAAACTTTGCCGCGCAGTCGGCAGATCGCCACATTCAGGGTGCGCAGGTTGGTGCTTGCGCGCAACGTCATCAGTTCTTCACGCAACAGTTCACGGTTTGGGTTACGCAGCAGGCAAATGAAGCACGCGCGTTCGATTTCCGTCAGGTCGATACGCACGCCACTGGGCGCCAAGAGCGTCCAACCCCGGTATAGCAGGCTCCACCAGCCATCAAGGCGGTCGTTCGCCAACGGCAGGGGCGCGGCGGTCTGGGGCAAGGCAGAGGCGTCCTGCGGCTGGGATGCCAGGCGGGTAAAAACGTCGAGCGCGTTCATGGCGAGTCTCCACCAGGACGGCCTACACCAACAGCGGCGGGGGCCCCGTCCCGGAACAAGGTTGCGGTTTGTCCTTGAAGACTACCGGCCTTGCGGCCTTATGACGCGGGTACGACGCCCTATCGGCCCGAATATCAGACCAGTCCTATGAAAACCTGACTAACTGCGCTTGCCGTTGCGATGGATATCGTGCGTGACGAAGCAACTGTCTTGCGTGGGACGGGCCAAAATGCCGGGTTTCGCAAGGGTCTGGCGGATATCGGACAAGCCGGACTCCCAGTGCTCGCGCATGGCCTCGGTACCGAATTCATAGTCCTTGGAATAGCGTTCCCGATGCTTGGCTTCGTAGATCAGGTTGATGATGTTGGTGGCCGGCGTATGCGACAGCGTGCGGATATCGGCGAGCTCGGGCGCGTTGCGCTCGGCTTCGGGCAGGCGCTCAAGCAGGCGCTGCAAACCGTGGCGCAGTTTCAGCACGCGGCGCAACTGGTCGGTAACCAGGCGGGTGCGGCTGGAATACTGGATGTCTTTCTGGCGCTCGGCGACTTCTTCCAATGTCGTGGGCAGGCCGCCGCGCGCGGGCCAGAGGTCAACCTGGAAGGCCAGCGTGTCGCGCATGTTTTCGGTGGTCAGCACTTGCGCCAGCGGCGTGTTGGACACCACGCCGCCGTCCCAATAGTGTTCGCCTTCGATCTCCACGGACGGAAAGCCCGGCGGCAAGGCGCCCGAGGCCATGACGTGTTCGGGCCCCAGGGTGTCTTTCAGGCTGTCGAAGTAAGCGAAGTTGCCCGAGCGCACGTTCACCACGCCGAAGCTGGCTCGTATGGCGCCGCTGTTGAGCAGGTCAAAATCCACGAACTGGCGCAGCGTCGCGGCAAGCGGCGTGGTGTCGTAGAAGCTGGTGGACGCCGCGCCCCGCCCTTTCACCAGGTAGGGCGGCGGGAAGCGCGGCTTGAAGAAACCCGGCTGCCCCGAAAACAGGGCCTGAAACGCGGACACCTGGCCGTTCATGGCGGGCGAGCCAAAGCCGAACGGAACGCCTTCGAACATGCCCGCCAGCGTATCGCCCCACGGCACCGACGCAAAGCCCGAGGGGCGGCAGATGCTTTCCCAGAAGCCGCGCAAGCGATCAACGCGCTCATCTTCGCGGGAGCCCGCGATGATGGCCGCATTGATCGACCCGATGGAAATACCCGACACCCAGTTTGGCCGGATGCCGGCCTCGTGCAAGCCCTCGTAGACCCCCGCCTGGTAGGACCCGAGCGCGCCTCCGCCTTGCAGCACGAGGGCAACGGTGTCGTAGGCCGGCGTGTTGCCGGTGTCTTCGGACAAAGTCTTGCGGCGAGTGGTCATACGGCTACCTCGGGTCAGGGTTTGCTTTTGTCCGGCAGTTGCGGCGCGGCCACGCCGGCGCGGAACGGATACTTGGCGAAGATCTGCGCCACGGCCTTGTCCACGTTCTGCGGCGTGTTGGCGCTGTCGGGGTTCTGCACTTCGCCCACGGCCACGCCTTCCCACACCAGTTGCTTGCGGCGCGCGTCGACCAGGTCGATGTTCAACGTGCCTTCGGTGTATTGGTAGACATCGTCGCCCCAGCCGTAGCCGGGCCAGCCGCCGTAGAAGCCAGAGCGGTAGCCGTAGTACGGCCCCATGGGCGGCGCAGCGGGGGTGACCTGCGTTTTTTGCTGGAGCTTGGCGCCGAAGTTCACCAGCAGGTCGGGATTGGATGCGTTGTAGGTATAACCGCGCATTTCCATCTGGCCGCGCGTGGCGTCCTTCAGGCGCTCGGTGAGCAAGGTGCTGTAGCCGGCCTTGTCGGTGCCTAGCGGCGTCATGAAACCGAAGGTTCGGTACTGCGCAAAATTGGCCTGATGGTCGTAGTCGCCCTTGATCGTGGGCCCTGAGGCGCACGCTGCAAGCAAGGCCGTCATGGAACCCGCCGTCAACCATTTCACCGCTTTCATCGCTTTCATGGGGATGTCTCCGAGAGCACAGGGCCACGACATAGTGCCGCGAAGCCCGTAAAGTTTCAACAGAATCTCATTCGCATCCCGTGCCGACGCCACCCCGGTCGCGCCTCGCCGCGCCCTGCCCGTCCATTACACTCGGGGCTGGCTTTTTGACCCTGATGCTGACCACCATGTTGGAACTCGACGGCTCGATCTGGTTTCGTTCCGGCGCCCAGACCTGGGGCGGAAAAAATCGCATAGACCTGCTGGCGCAGATTGACGCCACCGGCTCCATCACGGCCGCCGCGCGCGCCGTGGGCATGAGCTACAAGGGGGCCTGGGACGCCATCGACGCCATGAACAACCTGGCCGGCGAACCGCTGGTGCTGCGGGCGGCGGGCGGCAAGGGCGGCGGCGGCACGCAACTGACCGACCGCGCGCGCCGCCTGATCGCGACCTTCCGCGCGCTGGAATCCGAGCACCGGAAATTCATGGACAAGCTGACGCACGCGGGGCTGGACGCCAGCGGCGACATCGACCTGATGAGACGCTTCATGCTGAAAACCAGCGCACGCAATAAATTCCTGGGCACCGTGACCGAGATCCGCACCGGTGCCGTCAACGACGAAATCCAGCTTCGCATCGCGGGCGGGCACCTCATCACCGCCACCATCACGCGCGACAGCACGGCGGAACTGGGCCTGCAGCCCGGTAAAGAGGCGATTGCGCTGGTCAAGGCGTCCGCCGTCATCATCGGCGCGCCGGGTCCGGGCTTGCGGCTGTCGGCGCGCAACCAACTGCTGGGCCATATCAGCGCCATCCGGCCGGGCGCGGTCAATAGCGAGATCCTGATCGGCATGGAAGGCGGCGCCACGCTCGCGGCCATCGTCACCAATGACAGCGCAGAGGAACTGGGGCTGGAAGTGGGCGCGCCCGCCGTGGCCATCTTCAAGGCATCCAGCGTGATCCTGGGCGTGCTGGACTAGGGTTCTGAATCAAACCCCCACGTCATCGCGGCGGTGGCCCACCTTGCCGTCGCGCACTTCAAAGACCTCGTCGGCCAGCGCGTCCACGTCCGCCGGGTCATGCGTGATCAGCAGCATCGGCACGTCAAGCTGCCGCTGCAAGGCACTCAATTCCTGGCGCATCCGGCCGCGCAGGTGCGCGTCCAGCGCCGAGAACGGCTCGTCCAGCAGCAGGATGTCGGGTTGCAGCATCAAGGCCCGCGCCAGCGCCACGCGCTGCTTCTGGCCGCCGGAGATTTCACCGGGATAGCTGCCGACGATGGCGCCCAGTTCAAAGGCATCGACCCAGCGCCTGGCCTCGGGCCCTACCTCGCGCCGGGGCGGGTTGCGCCAACCCCGGCGCAATCCAAAAGCGATGTTCTGCGCCACCGTCAGATGCGGGAACAGGGCGTAGTCCTGGAACAGATACGCCACGCGCCGCGCCTGCGCGGGCAGGCAGATGCCGGCTTCGGCGTCGAACAGCACCCGCCCATTGATCTCGATGCGTCCGGCGTCCGGGCGCAGCAGCCCTGCCACGGCGCGCAAGGTCAGGCTCTTGCCCGCGCCGGACGGCCCGAACAGGGCGATGCGTTTTGATGACGACGTAAACGCCGCATCCAGTTGAAAGTGCCGGTCGCCCGACACCATGCGCCTGCTGACTTGGATGCTGATGCTCATCGCCCGCCCCCGTTGCGCTGGCCGGCGCCCACCGGCAGCAGCTTGCCCGCCACCACCAGGACCACCACGCAGGTCATCGACGTGACCAGCACCAGCAGATTGGCGGTG harbors:
- a CDS encoding helix-turn-helix domain-containing protein, with translation MNALDVFTRLASQPQDASALPQTAAPLPLANDRLDGWWSLLYRGWTLLAPSGVRIDLTEIERACFICLLRNPNRELLREELMTLRASTNLRTLNVAICRLRGKVLQTGIRLPLHTVHGVGYVFLGNLRELSNL
- a CDS encoding patatin-like phospholipase family protein, translating into MTTRRKTLSEDTGNTPAYDTVALVLQGGGALGSYQAGVYEGLHEAGIRPNWVSGISIGSINAAIIAGSREDERVDRLRGFWESICRPSGFASVPWGDTLAGMFEGVPFGFGSPAMNGQVSAFQALFSGQPGFFKPRFPPPYLVKGRGAASTSFYDTTPLAATLRQFVDFDLLNSGAIRASFGVVNVRSGNFAYFDSLKDTLGPEHVMASGALPPGFPSVEIEGEHYWDGGVVSNTPLAQVLTTENMRDTLAFQVDLWPARGGLPTTLEEVAERQKDIQYSSRTRLVTDQLRRVLKLRHGLQRLLERLPEAERNAPELADIRTLSHTPATNIINLIYEAKHRERYSKDYEFGTEAMREHWESGLSDIRQTLAKPGILARPTQDSCFVTHDIHRNGKRS
- a CDS encoding DUF4136 domain-containing protein, with product MKAVKWLTAGSMTALLAACASGPTIKGDYDHQANFAQYRTFGFMTPLGTDKAGYSTLLTERLKDATRGQMEMRGYTYNASNPDLLVNFGAKLQQKTQVTPAAPPMGPYYGYRSGFYGGWPGYGWGDDVYQYTEGTLNIDLVDARRKQLVWEGVAVGEVQNPDSANTPQNVDKAVAQIFAKYPFRAGVAAPQLPDKSKP
- a CDS encoding TOBE domain-containing protein codes for the protein MLTTMLELDGSIWFRSGAQTWGGKNRIDLLAQIDATGSITAAARAVGMSYKGAWDAIDAMNNLAGEPLVLRAAGGKGGGGTQLTDRARRLIATFRALESEHRKFMDKLTHAGLDASGDIDLMRRFMLKTSARNKFLGTVTEIRTGAVNDEIQLRIAGGHLITATITRDSTAELGLQPGKEAIALVKASAVIIGAPGPGLRLSARNQLLGHISAIRPGAVNSEILIGMEGGATLAAIVTNDSAEELGLEVGAPAVAIFKASSVILGVLD
- a CDS encoding ATP-binding cassette domain-containing protein; its protein translation is MSISIQVSRRMVSGDRHFQLDAAFTSSSKRIALFGPSGAGKSLTLRAVAGLLRPDAGRIEINGRVLFDAEAGICLPAQARRVAYLFQDYALFPHLTVAQNIAFGLRRGWRNPPRREVGPEARRWVDAFELGAIVGSYPGEISGGQKQRVALARALMLQPDILLLDEPFSALDAHLRGRMRQELSALQRQLDVPMLLITHDPADVDALADEVFEVRDGKVGHRRDDVGV